Part of the Clostridium sporogenes genome, TTCCCAAGCATTGTATCCAACTAAATTTAGCCCTAAAGTAATAACCTCTCCAACGTACCAATTAGCAACAACACGCTTAGGATTAGCAGGAACTTCAATATCCCCTTTTACGGTAGTTATAGTACGAACAGTTGCTTCTTCTTTTTTTTCATTTTTAGATGAAGAGCAACCAGCAAAAATCACAGTAGTCATAAATATTGCACAAAATAATGACAATAATTTTTTCATTTTATATCTCTCCCTTATAAATATCTTATATTAATCTGATAACGTCTGCGCTATATATAAATGTAAGACTAGTCTAACTTTTAAAATCGTAGCATTTATAAATTCTGCTGTCAATGGCTTAAGAGGCTCCTTTTCCGAAGTCATTTCCTATTAAAATGATAGCAGTTTGTTGTCTTATAAGAGCTAACTGAAAACGCTTCTCTTCATTATGGATTGTAATTAAAATAAAATGGATTATATTTTAATTGAAAATTCTTCTCAAATAATGCTATAATTTTATTACTTTAAATCAAAGAAAAAAGAGGTGTAAAAGTTTTATGGTTAAATATAGTGATTCTTCTTGGAGTGCTTTAGCAGATAAATATAATCTTGTTAAAAGACCTTATGGTAAAGGGCAGATTTATGATTTCCCTCCTCATTGGTCAAATGGATGGATTGCAGAAGTAAACCCTGCTAAAGGATTATTTGTTTCAAGTGCTTGGCTTACTCCAAGTGAGCAAATAGTACATACAATAAATTCTAGTAATCCTTTTATGATGCTTTTTTGTATTGACTGCGGAGAAATAGTCTATTCGCAGCAAGGAAAGAAGAAGCAAGCTTTATTCCCTATCACTCATCTAATTATTAATCCCCAAAAACAATTTACCTTTACTTTCTTTAAAGATGTACATTATTGTTTTACCAGTATTTTGATTTTTGATGACTTTATAAAACCTTTTCTCAAAGAGCGTACCAATGCACCTAGAATTAGTGTGGAGGATGCGAAACTTTGGAAAACACAACATTACAACACGCCGGATATAATGCTTATTTTTGAACAAATTAGATGGGCTGTACGAAATACAGACATGCCTTTACTTTCCTTTGAGGGTATGACTTTGCATTTATTATCTTCAATCACTAGAAATTTCCCTGATATACCTAAAAGAAGAAGCAACCGTCGTCACTATGTTACTTGGGAAAATGAGCAAAAAATTTATAAAGTTAAAAATAAAATTGATGAAGATATTTTAAATCTTCCAGATACAATTGAACTATGCAGAATAGCTGGAATGAGCGAAAGTAAACTTCGCCAATCTTTTAAAAACCATTATGGAATTCCTCTTTATAGATATATTAGAATAGAAACCATGAAAAGAGCCATGCAGCTTTTATCTGCTGACCATCTAAGTATTCGTAATATATCTGAACTATGTGGTTACAAAAATCCAGCCAAATTTGCTGCTGCCTTTAAAAATGTCCATGGAATTACTCCTAGTGATTTTAGAAAATCCTTTAATCTGTAATTATGATTGAAAGCTAAAGACTTATTGTCATTTCCTAATTTTCACTATTAAGATAATCTTAGACTTTCACTAATAAGCTAAGTTATTGCCAGTACTGAGTGCACTAAAAGTAGGAGTGTTCATATAACACTCCTATCTATATAATTATATTGAATTTGCCATTACTTTTTTATACATAAATCCACCTAAAGCATTGGATAAGAACCATCCAATTACAATGGACCAGCATATTCCTGTAAATCCCATAGATGTTCTGGCTAGCCCATAGGCCAAGGCTACTCTTATTCCTTGAGATACAACAGTTAAAATAATTGATATATTAACTTCTCCCATACCACGGAAAAATCCATAAAACATAACGATACAACCAAGTAATATGTAAAAAATACATACAATCCTAAGATACCCTACCCCAACCTGAATAATATCTATGGATTCTTTTTTCACAAAAATTGATATTAGATTAGGTGCGAAAATAAAAACAACTATTGATATTATAAAAGAAATTAAGGCAATAACTTTTAAAATAGCATAAAACCCTTGGCGAATC contains:
- a CDS encoding helix-turn-helix domain-containing protein — encoded protein: MVKYSDSSWSALADKYNLVKRPYGKGQIYDFPPHWSNGWIAEVNPAKGLFVSSAWLTPSEQIVHTINSSNPFMMLFCIDCGEIVYSQQGKKKQALFPITHLIINPQKQFTFTFFKDVHYCFTSILIFDDFIKPFLKERTNAPRISVEDAKLWKTQHYNTPDIMLIFEQIRWAVRNTDMPLLSFEGMTLHLLSSITRNFPDIPKRRSNRRHYVTWENEQKIYKVKNKIDEDILNLPDTIELCRIAGMSESKLRQSFKNHYGIPLYRYIRIETMKRAMQLLSADHLSIRNISELCGYKNPAKFAAAFKNVHGITPSDFRKSFNL